CTCGCGGGTCAGGTCGCCGATCTCATGATCTTCGGGCATGTCGCCATCGGCCTCGATCAGGCCTTCCTCGCCGAGGATTTCGGAGACGCGCATGACGCGGCCGGTTTCGGCTGGACGCAGCGCGGGCTCCTCGATCGCCTCGTCCTGAAGCAGCGAGGGATCGAGCAGGCGGTGGGTATAGTCGAAGGTGGGGCCGAGAAGCTGGCCGCCCGGCAGATCCTTGTAGGTCGCCGAGATGCGGCGTTCGATCGTCATATCAGCCGTGTCGAGCGGCCTCGAATAGCCGAAACGCGGCAGCGTCGTGCGATAGGCGCGCAGCAGGAAGATCGCCTCGATCATATCGCCGCGCGACTGGCGAACGGCGAGTGCTGCGAGCGTGCGGTCGAAAAGCGAAGCCTCGGCCATGACCCGGTCGACGGCGAGCGCCAGCTGCGCCACGATCTGGTCAATGCCGATTGCCGGCAGCGAACGGTCGCCGCGGCGGCGGTCGGCGAGCAGGCGGTGGGCATTGGCGATGGCGGCCTCGCCACCCTTGACGGCAACATACATGAGCTCAGATCTCCGTTGCTGTGATCTTGGTGGTGCGCGGCAGGCAGAGAAAACGTGTCGCCGATGTCAGCACGATGTCGATGCCGCGCGGGAAGAGCGCGCGGTTCTCGGTCCAGAGCCGCAGGAAGGTCTCCGGCAGGCCGACAGGCGCGACTTCCGCCACGCTCTGGATGCCGGGACCCATCAGCGCCAGCCTGCGCCCACCTTCGAGTGCGGAAAGTTCGATGACGAGCGTCGTCGAGCGGTCGGGATATTCCTGCGTGCCCGAGGCGAAGAGGCTGAACGGGCAAAGCGGGATGCCGGCTTCCGTGAACGCAAAGCGTGCCTCGGCCTTCTCAGTGGTCAAAGGCGCGCCGGTGTGGAAGCCGAGCCATTCCGGCACCGCCGATTTCGCCAGCCCCTGGGAAAGCCAGACTGATGTGTCGTGGTCGCAAAGCGTCAACGCGATCGTGCCGGCGGCGATGCCGAGTGGCAGAGGCGGCGCGATATCGGGCTGAACGGTCTGGATCGTGCCGGGGCGGGCCATGCCGTCCATCAGCATCTTGAAGACACTTTGGGCATCGAAGACCGGGTCGGCAAAGCCGCCGGTCAAGGCTTCTGTCTTCAGGCCCATCAGTTGTCTCCCCTGACCATGGTGAAGAAGTCGACGCGGGTGGCCGCCGTCTCGTCCGCC
This Rhizobium acidisoli DNA region includes the following protein-coding sequences:
- the phnH gene encoding phosphonate C-P lyase system protein PhnH is translated as MGLKTEALTGGFADPVFDAQSVFKMLMDGMARPGTIQTVQPDIAPPLPLGIAAGTIALTLCDHDTSVWLSQGLAKSAVPEWLGFHTGAPLTTEKAEARFAFTEAGIPLCPFSLFASGTQEYPDRSTTLVIELSALEGGRRLALMGPGIQSVAEVAPVGLPETFLRLWTENRALFPRGIDIVLTSATRFLCLPRTTKITATEI